From the Exiguobacterium aurantiacum genome, one window contains:
- the yhfH gene encoding protein YhfH, protein MNEWASRLESSVEFYRKLPDKTCQECGKQMDEQCESYENTCPSCAEKLQLSE, encoded by the coding sequence ATGAATGAATGGGCAAGCCGACTTGAATCTTCCGTCGAGTTTTATCGGAAGTTACCAGACAAGACGTGTCAAGAGTGCGGGAAACAAATGGATGAGCAGTGCGAGTCTTACGAGAACACGTGCCCATCTTGTGCTGAAAAACTCCAGCTTAGTGAATAA
- a CDS encoding ArsR/SmtB family transcription factor: MKVPQCETIAIQNEDVAVLQQALTDLDATRVSRLFKAFADPTRLKVLYVLTLEAELCVCDVAAVIGHSNATASHHLRTLLEQGLVKYRKDGKVVYYSLDDDHVRLLVEIAMAHSAEQIDAQPDA, encoded by the coding sequence ATGAAAGTACCCCAATGCGAAACGATTGCCATTCAAAACGAAGATGTCGCGGTATTACAACAAGCGTTGACCGACCTTGATGCGACACGGGTCAGTCGATTATTCAAAGCTTTCGCCGACCCGACCCGGCTCAAAGTGCTATACGTGCTCACGCTCGAAGCGGAGCTATGCGTCTGTGACGTGGCGGCCGTGATCGGACATTCGAACGCCACAGCTTCGCATCACTTACGGACGTTGCTCGAGCAAGGGCTCGTCAAATATCGCAAAGATGGAAAAGTCGTCTATTACTCACTAGACGATGACCACGTCCGGCTCCTCGTCGAAATCGCGATGGCCCACAGTGCCGAACAAATTGATGCGCAACCTGATGCGTGA
- a CDS encoding fluoride efflux transporter FluC: protein MDLIVVMVGAFFGAMARFGIGQLVKKWSTSVFPWATLFVNVSGSFLLGYLVNMTVDYKIVLGLGVGFLGSFTTFSTFKLEVMRFVAKDWIRFGMYLLATYVLGLVAAYLGYHLA from the coding sequence ATGGACCTCATTGTGGTGATGGTCGGTGCTTTCTTCGGAGCGATGGCCCGTTTCGGCATCGGGCAGCTTGTCAAAAAGTGGTCGACATCTGTTTTTCCGTGGGCCACGCTCTTTGTTAACGTATCAGGTTCTTTCTTGCTCGGCTATTTAGTCAACATGACGGTCGATTACAAAATTGTGCTCGGACTCGGTGTCGGCTTTCTTGGCTCGTTCACGACGTTCTCGACGTTCAAGCTCGAAGTGATGCGGTTCGTCGCCAAAGACTGGATTCGCTTCGGGATGTACTTGCTGGCGACCTACGTGCTCGGTCTGGTTGCGGCTTATCTCGGTTATCATCTGGCATGA
- the crcB gene encoding fluoride efflux transporter CrcB, which produces MLYVYVGLAGALGALVRYEIGVGIHNFYGGSFPFPTLAVNLIGSFLLGWLTHFLFRTERFSPTVVTALGTGFIGSFTTFSTFSVETIVMIETGNLMGALFYVTLSIFLGLFSSWMGYKLGNRRFRRFTSREGES; this is translated from the coding sequence ATGCTTTATGTTTATGTCGGATTGGCCGGTGCGCTTGGAGCACTGGTTCGTTATGAAATCGGCGTTGGGATCCATAATTTCTATGGGGGGAGTTTCCCGTTTCCAACGCTTGCGGTCAATTTGATTGGCAGTTTTTTACTTGGATGGCTGACACACTTCCTATTTCGAACAGAGCGATTCTCACCGACTGTCGTCACGGCACTCGGTACAGGATTCATCGGTTCGTTCACAACGTTCTCGACATTTAGCGTCGAAACAATTGTTATGATTGAAACAGGCAATCTGATGGGAGCACTCTTTTATGTGACATTAAGCATCTTCCTTGGCTTGTTTAGTTCGTGGATGGGATACAAGTTGGGCAACAGGCGCTTCCGTCGGTTCACAAGCAGAGAGGGGGAATCATGA
- a CDS encoding bifunctional diguanylate cyclase/phosphodiesterase, with protein sequence MASLRDLPIDEFIDALSVPCCYINLDGNVLLWNEHAETLFGWERDEVLNQPLPVVQHLEHTLETWSPLLLQYPFSTTAMTPFTHKNGSVVYATAYLQSFSINDYTGYFLAFLPKEFSPLISTEQFNLLHHFQAMIEQSTYYLAANAYGEITEINPLLCGLIGAPDHQFIGRSWFELIHPSFENDPIAEDVLQALTTDRIWNGEMPIRSERHAANTCWLNLTVVPILSEEGEVVQYTAFGFDVSDKKRLEQEVNYLAYHNDLTGLLNKKGWLRQYAHVLTDADQTDGLVHVALFDIDRFKIINESFGSRVGNELLIQIKDRAKQFMPETSVMFHPSGGLFGLLFFEESKEEVFQLLRQLQHELQRPFRIYHHSIMVSISIGCVFYPSATSSLDELYTRAESALFKGKRIGVGTIQFVTKDMDDAFSRQIHIEKALYQALEEKHFYLEYQPKYELKTDTLIGFEALLRWHHDELGQIPPSEFIPLAEEMALIVPINNWVILEAAKQLKAWQRLVDYPLSMAVNISPNQFRSDSFINTLRNIKQQLNLNPSDIILEITESLVMQQTDEIIARMNQIKRLDYRLSIDDFGTGFSSLQYLKSFPVDELKIDKVFLDDWLASRSHLLDVIVHLGKSLHLHVVAEGVEDQEMLDHLRQTDCDSFQGFLYAKPMPPIEVVRLLTGERQ encoded by the coding sequence GTGGCTTCATTGCGCGATTTGCCGATTGACGAGTTCATCGATGCTTTATCTGTCCCATGCTGTTACATCAACCTCGACGGCAACGTCCTTCTTTGGAACGAACATGCGGAAACGCTCTTCGGATGGGAACGGGACGAGGTCCTTAACCAGCCGCTCCCGGTCGTCCAGCACTTAGAGCACACGCTCGAGACGTGGTCGCCACTGCTCCTTCAATATCCGTTCTCGACGACGGCGATGACGCCGTTCACACATAAAAACGGTTCGGTCGTCTATGCGACCGCCTATTTGCAGTCTTTTTCCATCAATGATTACACCGGCTATTTTTTAGCCTTTTTACCGAAAGAGTTTAGTCCGCTCATCAGTACGGAACAGTTCAATCTGCTTCACCACTTTCAAGCGATGATCGAGCAGTCGACTTATTACTTGGCTGCGAACGCGTACGGGGAAATCACCGAAATCAACCCGCTGTTATGCGGGTTGATTGGGGCACCCGATCATCAATTTATCGGTCGTAGTTGGTTCGAGCTCATCCATCCGTCGTTCGAGAATGACCCGATCGCCGAGGACGTGCTTCAAGCGCTTACGACTGACCGCATTTGGAACGGCGAGATGCCCATCCGCTCGGAACGGCATGCTGCGAACACGTGCTGGCTCAATTTGACGGTCGTCCCAATCTTGAGCGAAGAGGGCGAAGTCGTGCAATATACCGCCTTCGGATTTGATGTCTCAGATAAAAAAAGACTCGAACAAGAGGTCAACTATCTCGCTTACCATAACGATTTGACCGGGCTCTTAAACAAGAAAGGATGGCTTCGTCAATATGCCCACGTATTGACGGATGCCGATCAAACAGACGGTTTGGTTCATGTCGCTTTGTTCGACATCGATCGCTTCAAAATCATCAACGAATCGTTCGGCTCCCGTGTCGGCAACGAACTGCTCATCCAAATCAAGGACCGGGCCAAACAGTTCATGCCCGAGACGAGCGTCATGTTCCATCCGTCGGGCGGTTTGTTCGGTCTGCTGTTCTTTGAAGAGTCGAAAGAGGAAGTGTTTCAGTTGTTGCGCCAACTGCAACATGAATTGCAACGCCCGTTCCGGATCTACCATCATTCGATCATGGTGTCGATTTCCATCGGTTGCGTCTTCTATCCGTCGGCCACGTCTTCCTTAGATGAACTGTATACGCGCGCCGAGAGCGCCTTGTTCAAAGGAAAACGGATTGGTGTCGGGACGATCCAGTTCGTCACGAAAGATATGGACGACGCGTTCTCACGTCAAATCCATATCGAAAAAGCGCTTTATCAAGCGCTCGAAGAAAAACACTTCTATTTAGAATATCAACCAAAGTATGAGTTGAAAACTGACACGCTCATCGGGTTTGAGGCGCTTCTCCGTTGGCATCACGATGAACTCGGTCAAATCCCGCCGTCGGAGTTCATCCCGCTCGCCGAGGAGATGGCACTCATTGTCCCGATCAACAACTGGGTCATCCTCGAAGCGGCCAAACAGTTGAAAGCATGGCAACGACTCGTCGATTATCCACTGTCGATGGCTGTCAACATCTCACCGAACCAATTCCGGAGCGATAGCTTCATCAATACGCTCCGAAACATCAAGCAACAACTCAATCTAAACCCGTCCGACATCATTCTCGAGATTACGGAAAGTCTCGTCATGCAACAGACCGATGAAATCATTGCCCGGATGAACCAAATCAAACGGCTCGACTATCGCCTATCGATTGACGACTTCGGGACCGGCTTCTCGTCGCTACAATATTTGAAGTCGTTCCCGGTCGACGAACTGAAAATCGATAAAGTCTTTTTAGACGACTGGCTCGCGTCGAGGTCACACTTGCTCGATGTCATCGTCCATCTTGGGAAGAGCTTGCACTTGCACGTCGTGGCCGAAGGCGTCGAGGACCAGGAGATGCTCGACCACTTGAGGCAAACCGACTGTGACTCGTTCCAAGGGTTCTTGTACGCCAAACCGATGCCTCCAATCGAAGTCGTGCGTTTGTTGACGGGCGAACGACAATAA
- a CDS encoding heavy metal translocating P-type ATPase, with amino-acid sequence MKRDVLPVEGITCTNCAAKIEKSVTGEDSVATCQIDFATSRMIIEWNDSKDHAEALRSIEATMGRIEPGAHFVKDETEVPMSSRLLWRFGVAFVLLLAGLYTDSLVVYVIAYAVAGYDVVYAAFRNIWHREWFDEKFLMTIATVGAIAIREYPEAVAVMLFYQLGEYFQARAVHASRRSIQSLLNMKPTIARVFEDGREVEKRPEEVVVGSIIIVRAGEQVPMDGHVLRGSSSLDTASLTGESLPRPIGPEEDVLAGMVNLDGRLEVRVERPAAESSLQKMIALVEQASMNKAKTEQMITRLAKVYTPVVVVLAAVVAFVPPLFVGNLEEWVYRALIFLVISCPCALVISIPLGYFGGIGAGSRRGILVKGGEYLDVLAEVDTVVFDKTGTLTTGRFEVTDVATNGELTIDELLRLAARVEMASTHPLAKAIVEHAGPVLPFTMIKEEPGYGLMAIDGEDRIYVGSARYVQKLGYPIPAETSGTIVHIVKNDRWLGRIELRDQVKPDAKDTIQALKRYGYQTVMLTGDRQKVAVAVGSAIGIDEVRSELLPHQKVAEIERLAETGKVAFVGDGLNDAAALARADVGLVMGGVGSDAAVTAADLVLMNDAPRDVVEAIELSRRTRRIVWQNITFAFGMKALFLLLGLFGLASMWEAVFADVGVALLAIGNAARLIHSK; translated from the coding sequence ATGAAGCGTGATGTATTGCCTGTCGAGGGGATCACATGTACGAACTGTGCCGCCAAAATCGAGAAAAGCGTGACGGGAGAGGACAGCGTCGCAACCTGTCAGATTGATTTTGCAACAAGTCGAATGATTATTGAATGGAATGATTCGAAGGATCACGCGGAGGCGCTCCGTTCCATCGAAGCGACGATGGGCCGAATTGAACCAGGGGCACACTTCGTCAAAGACGAGACGGAAGTACCGATGTCGAGTCGCTTGCTATGGCGGTTTGGAGTGGCGTTCGTACTCTTGCTCGCCGGTCTGTATACCGATTCGCTTGTCGTATACGTTATCGCTTACGCGGTCGCGGGCTATGACGTCGTCTATGCCGCCTTTCGTAACATATGGCACCGAGAATGGTTTGATGAAAAATTTTTAATGACGATTGCGACGGTCGGCGCGATTGCGATTAGGGAGTATCCGGAAGCGGTGGCCGTCATGCTGTTCTACCAGCTCGGTGAATACTTCCAGGCACGGGCCGTCCATGCCTCACGTCGGTCGATTCAATCGTTGTTGAACATGAAGCCGACGATTGCGCGCGTGTTCGAGGACGGACGGGAAGTAGAGAAACGTCCTGAAGAGGTAGTGGTTGGTAGCATCATCATCGTTCGAGCTGGCGAACAGGTCCCGATGGACGGCCATGTGCTACGCGGCTCGAGCTCATTGGATACGGCGTCGCTGACAGGCGAGTCGCTACCGCGTCCGATTGGTCCCGAGGAAGACGTCCTTGCGGGTATGGTCAACCTTGACGGGCGGCTCGAAGTACGAGTCGAACGCCCGGCCGCTGAATCGAGTCTGCAAAAAATGATCGCCCTTGTCGAGCAAGCGAGCATGAACAAGGCGAAAACAGAACAGATGATCACACGGTTGGCGAAGGTGTACACACCGGTCGTCGTCGTTCTCGCGGCGGTCGTCGCTTTTGTGCCGCCGCTGTTTGTCGGGAATCTCGAGGAATGGGTATACCGGGCCTTGATATTCCTCGTCATCAGTTGTCCGTGTGCCTTGGTGATCTCGATTCCGCTCGGTTATTTCGGTGGAATCGGAGCAGGTTCACGGCGGGGCATCCTAGTGAAGGGCGGCGAGTATTTAGATGTGCTCGCCGAAGTCGATACGGTCGTGTTCGACAAGACCGGCACGCTCACGACCGGCCGCTTTGAAGTGACCGATGTCGCGACGAACGGAGAGTTGACGATAGACGAGCTGCTCCGCTTAGCCGCCCGTGTTGAGATGGCGTCGACGCATCCGCTCGCGAAAGCAATCGTCGAGCATGCGGGTCCGGTCCTACCATTCACGATGATTAAAGAAGAACCGGGATACGGATTGATGGCGATAGATGGGGAAGATCGCATTTACGTCGGCAGTGCCCGCTATGTTCAAAAATTGGGTTATCCGATTCCAGCGGAGACATCGGGGACGATCGTCCATATCGTCAAAAATGACCGCTGGCTCGGACGAATCGAGTTGAGAGACCAAGTGAAGCCAGATGCAAAAGACACGATTCAAGCTTTGAAACGCTATGGGTATCAGACGGTCATGTTGACCGGGGACCGGCAAAAAGTCGCGGTAGCCGTCGGTTCAGCGATTGGGATTGATGAAGTAAGGAGTGAGCTACTGCCGCATCAAAAAGTCGCAGAAATCGAGAGATTGGCTGAAACCGGAAAGGTCGCCTTTGTTGGTGACGGGCTGAATGATGCGGCAGCGCTCGCACGGGCCGATGTCGGACTCGTGATGGGTGGCGTCGGGAGTGATGCCGCCGTCACGGCAGCCGACCTCGTGCTCATGAATGACGCTCCGCGAGACGTCGTGGAAGCGATTGAACTAAGCAGGCGGACGCGACGGATCGTTTGGCAAAACATCACGTTCGCGTTCGGGATGAAGGCGCTCTTCCTCTTGCTCGGTCTGTTTGGACTCGCTTCGATGTGGGAGGCCGTGTTTGCCGACGTCGGGGTTGCTTTGCTCGCCATCGGGAACGCCGCACGTCTCATTCATTCCAAATAA
- a CDS encoding ornithine--oxo-acid transaminase, which translates to MSKTQEVIELTEKFGAHNYHPLPIVISEAKGIWVTDPEGNRYMDMLSAYSAVNQGHCHPKIIQALKDQADKITLTSRAFYNDQLGRFYKKVVALTNKQMVLPMNTGAEAVETAVKASRRWAYEVKQIPGQAEIIVCSGNFHGRTMAAVSMSTEAEYQRGFGPLLPGFKVVPYGDIDAFESAITKNTAAFIVEPIQGEAGIIIPPAGYLKRASELCQQHNVLFVADEIQSGLGRSGKWFAIEWEEVEPDMYILGKALGGGVFPVSCVAANENVLSVFNPGSHGSTFGGNPLAAAVSIASLEVLEEEQLPQRSLELGTYFMDRLKSIDNPLIKDVRGRGLFIGIELTEAARPYCEALKERGLLCKETHETVIRLAPPLVITKEELDEAFEAISAVFAPAAIS; encoded by the coding sequence ATGTCAAAGACACAAGAAGTGATTGAATTGACAGAGAAGTTCGGGGCGCACAACTATCATCCACTTCCAATCGTCATCTCGGAAGCGAAGGGGATCTGGGTGACGGACCCAGAAGGGAACCGCTACATGGATATGTTAAGCGCGTATTCGGCGGTCAACCAAGGGCATTGCCATCCAAAAATCATCCAAGCGCTGAAGGATCAGGCGGATAAAATCACGTTGACGTCACGTGCATTTTACAATGATCAGCTCGGTCGTTTTTACAAAAAAGTGGTAGCGCTTACAAACAAACAGATGGTGTTACCGATGAACACGGGAGCAGAAGCGGTCGAGACGGCAGTCAAAGCGTCGCGTCGCTGGGCTTATGAAGTGAAACAAATTCCAGGCCAGGCGGAGATCATCGTCTGTTCGGGCAACTTCCACGGACGGACGATGGCAGCTGTATCGATGTCAACGGAAGCGGAATACCAACGCGGATTTGGCCCGTTACTGCCAGGGTTTAAGGTCGTTCCATACGGGGACATCGATGCGTTCGAGTCCGCCATCACGAAAAATACGGCCGCGTTCATCGTCGAGCCGATTCAAGGCGAGGCCGGAATCATCATTCCGCCGGCCGGTTACTTGAAACGTGCCAGCGAGCTGTGCCAGCAGCATAATGTGTTATTTGTGGCCGATGAGATTCAATCGGGCCTCGGCCGCTCGGGCAAATGGTTCGCCATCGAATGGGAAGAGGTAGAGCCGGATATGTATATTCTCGGTAAAGCGCTCGGGGGTGGCGTGTTCCCAGTATCGTGTGTCGCGGCCAACGAAAACGTCTTGAGCGTATTCAATCCAGGGTCACATGGGTCGACGTTCGGCGGGAACCCGCTCGCGGCAGCTGTCTCGATCGCGTCGCTCGAAGTGTTAGAAGAAGAGCAGTTGCCACAGCGTTCACTTGAGCTCGGAACATACTTCATGGACCGGTTGAAGTCGATTGACAATCCGCTCATCAAAGATGTACGTGGACGAGGTCTGTTCATCGGGATTGAATTGACAGAAGCGGCCCGACCTTATTGTGAGGCGCTCAAAGAGCGCGGGCTGCTCTGCAAAGAGACGCACGAGACGGTAATTCGCTTGGCTCCACCACTCGTCATCACAAAAGAGGAGCTCGATGAGGCGTTCGAGGCCATCTCGGCCGTGTTCGCACCAGCAGCTATTTCGTAA
- a CDS encoding basic amino acid/polyamine antiporter has protein sequence MKSQSAGIGFFGLAAMVVGTMIGGGAFNLPGAMAQGAGVGSVLIGWTITGIGMVMLAFVFQFLANTRPELEGGIYAYAKEGFGKFVGFNSGWGYWMSAWIGTVANITLIFSTLSYFFPIFSSEHRTFRLLMSAVVIWGLFWIISRGMREAALLNIVTTIAKLVPIFLFIVLILFAFRIDTFQIDFWGQSGFSWSQVFPQVKSTMLVTLWAFVGIEGAVVLSSRARHKRDVGRATVIGLVGTLVIYMMISILSFGVMTQEQLASLSEPSMAYVLEAVVGPVGATIINIGLLVSLSGALLGWTILATEISYVASRDGVFPKVFNRLNRNETPVSALFITQVFTQLVTIIALFSEQTYLVLSSIAGIAALVPYLFSALFGWKEARRTGARSMLVMSGIATVYAGWLLYASGVEYMLIAMILYAPGVFVFMLAEREQGRPFLSRLQYMIAVVILLAATYGVYGLWTATISL, from the coding sequence ATGAAGTCACAGTCAGCCGGAATCGGCTTTTTTGGGCTCGCTGCCATGGTCGTCGGAACGATGATCGGCGGAGGCGCATTTAATTTACCGGGAGCGATGGCACAAGGTGCAGGGGTCGGTTCGGTCTTGATCGGATGGACGATTACCGGCATCGGGATGGTCATGCTCGCGTTCGTGTTTCAATTTTTAGCCAATACGCGTCCTGAACTTGAAGGTGGGATTTATGCCTACGCGAAAGAAGGCTTCGGCAAATTTGTCGGATTCAATAGCGGATGGGGCTACTGGATGTCGGCGTGGATCGGGACAGTGGCGAACATCACGTTAATCTTCAGCACACTCAGCTACTTCTTTCCGATATTTTCGTCAGAACATCGGACGTTCCGCTTACTCATGAGTGCAGTCGTCATTTGGGGGCTGTTTTGGATTATCTCGCGCGGGATGAGAGAAGCGGCGCTGTTGAATATTGTCACGACGATCGCCAAGCTCGTCCCAATCTTTTTATTTATTGTCCTCATCTTATTTGCGTTTCGAATCGATACGTTCCAAATCGACTTTTGGGGTCAATCCGGATTCAGCTGGTCACAAGTATTCCCGCAAGTGAAGTCGACGATGCTCGTCACGCTTTGGGCGTTCGTCGGGATTGAAGGGGCAGTCGTCTTGTCATCACGCGCCCGCCATAAACGGGACGTCGGTCGTGCGACAGTGATCGGACTTGTCGGGACGCTCGTCATTTACATGATGATCTCGATCTTGTCGTTCGGGGTGATGACGCAAGAACAACTCGCGTCGCTCTCGGAACCGTCGATGGCGTACGTGCTCGAGGCCGTCGTCGGGCCGGTCGGTGCGACCATCATCAATATCGGACTCCTCGTCTCGCTCTCAGGTGCGTTGCTCGGGTGGACGATTCTCGCGACAGAGATTTCATATGTTGCCAGTCGCGACGGCGTGTTCCCGAAAGTGTTCAATCGGCTTAATCGAAATGAGACGCCGGTGAGCGCCTTGTTTATCACGCAAGTCTTCACGCAACTCGTCACCATCATCGCCTTGTTCTCCGAACAGACATATTTGGTGCTGTCGAGCATCGCCGGGATCGCGGCGCTCGTCCCGTATTTGTTTTCCGCCTTGTTCGGCTGGAAAGAGGCACGACGCACAGGGGCGCGCTCGATGCTCGTCATGTCGGGCATCGCGACCGTTTACGCAGGTTGGCTCCTCTACGCGTCAGGGGTCGAATATATGCTCATCGCCATGATCCTATACGCGCCGGGCGTGTTCGTCTTCATGCTGGCCGAACGCGAACAGGGCCGGCCGTTCCTGAGCCGCCTGCAATATATGATTGCGGTCGTCATCCTGTTGGCAGCAACGTACGGTGTCTATGGACTATGGACAGCGACCATCAGCCTTTAA